A stretch of Rhizobium glycinendophyticum DNA encodes these proteins:
- a CDS encoding sugar ABC transporter substrate-binding protein, translated as MKKSLLTAALSTLALGVVFAAPASAADVSACLITKTDTNPFFVKMKEGATAKAAELGVNLKAYAGKVDGDHDSQVAAIESCIADGAKGILIAASDTKAIVDQVKKAQEAGLLVIALDTPLDPATAADATFATDNLLAGKLIGQWAAATLGDKAKDAKIGFLDLVPSQPTVDVLRDQGFMIGFGIDPKDPNKIGDEDDARIVGHDVTNGNEEGGRKAMENLLQKDPDINVIHTINEPAAVGAYQALKAVGKENDVLIVSVDGGCPGVKAVADGQIGATSQQYPLLMASLGVEAIKKFADTGEKPKPTEGKDFFDTGVALVTDKPAAGVESISVKEGTDKCWG; from the coding sequence ATGAAAAAATCTCTGCTTACCGCTGCCTTGTCGACGCTTGCGCTGGGCGTCGTCTTCGCGGCTCCGGCTTCGGCTGCCGACGTTTCGGCCTGCCTCATCACCAAGACCGACACCAACCCCTTCTTCGTCAAGATGAAGGAAGGCGCGACCGCCAAGGCCGCCGAACTCGGCGTCAACCTGAAGGCCTATGCCGGCAAGGTCGATGGCGACCATGACAGCCAGGTTGCAGCGATCGAGTCCTGCATTGCCGACGGCGCCAAGGGCATTCTGATTGCAGCGTCTGACACCAAGGCCATCGTCGACCAGGTCAAGAAGGCCCAGGAAGCCGGCCTGCTCGTGATCGCGCTCGACACGCCGCTCGATCCGGCGACGGCTGCCGACGCCACCTTCGCCACCGACAACCTGCTCGCCGGCAAGCTGATCGGTCAGTGGGCTGCAGCCACCCTCGGCGACAAGGCCAAGGACGCCAAGATCGGCTTCCTCGACCTCGTTCCGTCGCAGCCGACCGTCGACGTTCTGCGCGACCAGGGCTTCATGATCGGCTTCGGCATCGACCCGAAGGACCCGAACAAGATTGGCGACGAAGATGATGCCCGCATCGTCGGCCACGATGTCACCAACGGCAACGAAGAAGGCGGCCGCAAGGCCATGGAAAACCTTCTCCAGAAGGATCCTGACATCAACGTCATCCACACGATCAACGAGCCCGCCGCTGTCGGCGCCTACCAGGCTCTGAAGGCTGTCGGCAAGGAGAACGACGTCCTGATCGTTTCGGTCGACGGCGGTTGCCCGGGCGTCAAGGCCGTCGCCGACGGTCAGATCGGCGCCACCTCGCAGCAGTATCCGCTGCTGATGGCGTCGCTCGGCGTGGAAGCGATCAAGAAGTTTGCCGACACCGGCGAAAAGCCGAAGCCGACCGAAGGCAAGGACTTCTTCGACACGGGCGTTGCGCTCGTCACCGACAAGCCGGCAGCCGGCGTCGAGTCGATTAGCGTCAAGGAAGGCACGGACAAGTGCTGGGGTTGA
- a CDS encoding ABC transporter permease — translation MAEAQEFEKVLTQSETSVASFEDRSTLRKIQHFLHSTPAAVPLIVLVMSIIIFGLTIGGKFFSSYTLTLILQQIAVVGILGAAQTLVILTAGIDLSIGVVMVISAVVMGNCAIHYGIPSGISVIIGLAVGGLCGLLNGVLVAKVKLPPFIVTLGTWYIVMATNFIYSANETLRDADVEAIAPFLQVFGESFKVGKAVFTLGVVFMLILVIGLWYALNHTAWGRHLYAVGDDPEAAELAGIRTDRVLLGTYALAGVIAGLAAWVSIGRNGSISPSAAVTDYNLQAITAAVVGGISLFGGRGSILGTLFGALIVGVVSMGLNMLGADPQWKVLLTGVLIIAAVAIDQWIRKVAG, via the coding sequence ATGGCGGAAGCCCAGGAATTCGAGAAGGTGCTGACCCAGAGTGAGACGAGCGTGGCGTCCTTCGAGGACCGCTCCACTCTGCGCAAGATCCAGCACTTCCTACACTCAACGCCGGCGGCTGTGCCTTTGATCGTTCTGGTGATGTCGATCATCATCTTCGGTCTGACGATCGGCGGCAAATTCTTCTCCAGCTACACGCTGACCCTCATCCTCCAGCAGATCGCCGTCGTCGGCATCCTGGGGGCGGCCCAGACGCTGGTCATCCTGACCGCCGGCATTGATCTGTCGATTGGCGTGGTCATGGTCATCTCCGCCGTGGTGATGGGCAATTGCGCCATCCACTACGGTATCCCCTCCGGAATTTCGGTCATCATCGGCCTGGCCGTCGGCGGATTGTGCGGCCTGCTGAACGGCGTGCTCGTTGCCAAGGTCAAGCTGCCGCCCTTCATCGTCACGCTGGGCACATGGTACATCGTGATGGCCACCAACTTCATCTATTCGGCCAACGAGACGCTGCGCGACGCGGATGTCGAGGCAATCGCGCCGTTTCTTCAGGTCTTCGGCGAGAGCTTCAAGGTCGGCAAGGCGGTGTTCACGCTCGGCGTCGTCTTCATGCTGATCCTGGTCATCGGCCTTTGGTACGCTCTCAACCACACCGCCTGGGGCAGGCACCTCTATGCGGTCGGCGACGATCCCGAGGCAGCCGAACTCGCCGGTATTCGCACCGACCGCGTGCTGCTCGGCACCTACGCGCTCGCCGGTGTCATCGCAGGGCTTGCCGCATGGGTCTCCATCGGCCGTAACGGTTCGATTTCGCCTTCTGCCGCAGTGACCGACTATAATCTCCAGGCCATCACGGCGGCCGTGGTCGGCGGCATTTCGCTCTTCGGCGGACGCGGCTCGATCTTGGGCACCCTCTTCGGGGCCTTGATCGTCGGCGTGGTCTCCATGGGCCTCAACATGCTCGGCGCCGATCCGCAATGGAAGGTGCTGCTCACGGGCGTGCTGATCATCGCCGCCGTCGCAATTGACCAGTGGATCAGAAAGGTAGCAGGCTGA
- a CDS encoding ATP-binding cassette domain-containing protein: MTQEPILTARGLVKRYGRVTALDNADFDLYPGEILAVIGDNGAGKSSLIKAISGAVTPDEGEIKLEGKTINFRSPIEARRAGIETVYQNLALSPALSIADNMFLGREIRKPGIMGSVFRTLDRPAMEKFARDKLSELGLMTIQNINQAVETLSGGQRQGVAVARAAAFGSKVIILDEPTAALGVKESRKVLELILDVRSRGMPIVLISHNMPHVFEVADRIHVHRLGKRLCVINPKDYTMSDAVAFMTGARPAPDAGLAA; encoded by the coding sequence ATGACCCAGGAACCCATTCTCACCGCCCGCGGTCTGGTCAAGCGTTACGGCCGCGTCACCGCCCTCGACAATGCCGATTTCGACCTCTATCCGGGCGAAATCCTCGCCGTCATCGGCGACAACGGCGCCGGCAAGTCCTCGCTGATCAAGGCGATCTCGGGCGCGGTCACGCCGGATGAAGGCGAGATCAAGCTCGAAGGCAAGACGATCAATTTCCGCTCGCCTATCGAGGCGCGCCGGGCCGGCATCGAGACCGTGTACCAGAACCTCGCTCTGTCGCCGGCCCTCTCGATCGCCGACAATATGTTCCTCGGCCGCGAAATCCGCAAACCCGGTATCATGGGTTCGGTCTTCCGTACGCTCGACCGGCCGGCCATGGAGAAGTTCGCCCGCGACAAGCTCTCCGAGCTCGGCCTGATGACCATCCAGAACATCAATCAGGCGGTGGAGACGCTGTCCGGTGGCCAGCGTCAGGGTGTGGCGGTCGCCCGTGCGGCAGCCTTCGGCTCCAAGGTGATCATTCTCGACGAGCCGACGGCGGCGCTCGGGGTGAAGGAGAGCCGCAAGGTTCTCGAACTGATCCTCGACGTCCGCTCGCGCGGCATGCCGATCGTGCTGATCAGCCACAACATGCCGCATGTCTTCGAAGTGGCCGATCGCATCCACGTCCATCGCCTCGGCAAGCGGCTCTGCGTCATCAATCCGAAGGACTACACCATGTCGGATGCCGTCGCTTTCATGACGGGCGCCCGGCCGGCACCGGATGCCGGTCTCGCGGCATGA
- a CDS encoding nucleoside triphosphate hydrolase — MSMTVEQLADEIIKRAEGSARFLVGIAGPPGGGKSTLAEALFAHLKAIGEAPAVLPMDGFHLDNRLLIERGLLSRKGAPETFDVRGLRDILMAVRSGGEVLVPVFDRDRELAICAARCIAAEDRIILVEGNYVLLDREPWRPIASSFDLTVMVAPEEDELERRLVARWVHYGLSQDEIRAKVEDNDLPNGRLVLSASHPADITLRFG, encoded by the coding sequence ATGAGCATGACGGTCGAGCAGCTGGCAGATGAGATCATCAAGCGGGCTGAAGGCAGCGCCCGCTTCCTCGTTGGCATTGCCGGGCCTCCGGGCGGCGGCAAGTCGACGTTGGCCGAAGCGCTCTTCGCGCACCTGAAAGCGATAGGTGAGGCGCCCGCCGTGTTGCCGATGGACGGGTTTCATCTCGACAACCGGCTGCTCATCGAGCGGGGGCTCCTGTCGCGCAAGGGCGCACCTGAAACCTTTGATGTGCGCGGGCTGCGTGACATCCTGATGGCGGTGCGCTCCGGCGGCGAAGTGCTGGTGCCGGTCTTCGACCGCGACCGCGAACTCGCCATCTGTGCCGCCCGCTGCATCGCAGCCGAAGACCGCATCATTCTCGTCGAGGGCAATTACGTCCTGCTCGACCGCGAGCCCTGGCGGCCGATTGCCTCGTCCTTCGACCTGACGGTGATGGTGGCGCCGGAGGAGGACGAACTGGAGCGCCGGCTCGTGGCGCGATGGGTCCATTACGGACTGTCCCAGGACGAGATCCGCGCAAAGGTCGAGGACAATGATTTACCCAACGGACGTCTCGTTCTGAGCGCCAGCCATCCGGCAGACATTACGCTGCGATTTGGCTAA
- a CDS encoding response regulator, with protein MTILIVEDNPTNAMIIKHLAKKVTHEDMVVAPDGTAALALCHAEAFSMLIVDHLLPGMSGLQFIKAVRLMDRYREVPAVMVTAETDPRLREEARAAGVTDFLHKPVEAMAFRKLIADHLGAAAIVPDLPKSA; from the coding sequence ATGACCATACTGATCGTTGAAGACAACCCGACCAATGCGATGATTATCAAGCATCTCGCAAAGAAGGTGACGCACGAGGATATGGTCGTCGCCCCCGATGGGACAGCAGCGCTCGCCCTCTGTCACGCGGAAGCCTTCTCTATGCTGATCGTCGACCATCTACTGCCGGGCATGTCGGGTCTGCAGTTCATCAAGGCGGTGCGCCTGATGGATCGCTACCGCGAAGTGCCGGCGGTCATGGTGACGGCTGAGACCGATCCTCGCCTGCGCGAGGAGGCTCGTGCCGCGGGTGTGACCGACTTCCTGCACAAGCCGGTCGAAGCCATGGCCTTCCGTAAGCTGATCGCCGATCACCTCGGCGCCGCTGCGATCGTCCCAGACCTGCCGAAGTCGGCCTGA
- a CDS encoding molybdopterin-dependent oxidoreductase yields the protein MKGMLLALLMGAVSSTSALALDAPKGPVVLTVKGAITNTNAGDTAEFDLAMLEALAGRKATMETPWTDGKVTFEGPLLSALLEAVGSTGTLLSVKALNDYAAEVPAEDAKIATMLATRMDGRPMSVRDKGPLMVVYPFDQDPGLYNEKYFSRSVWQIKEIEVSK from the coding sequence ATGAAAGGTATGCTGCTTGCGCTCCTGATGGGCGCCGTCTCATCGACATCCGCACTCGCGCTCGATGCACCCAAGGGACCCGTAGTCCTGACGGTGAAAGGCGCCATCACCAATACCAATGCGGGAGATACCGCCGAGTTCGACCTTGCCATGCTCGAAGCGCTGGCCGGCCGCAAGGCGACGATGGAGACGCCCTGGACGGATGGCAAGGTGACGTTTGAAGGACCGCTCCTCAGCGCACTGCTCGAGGCCGTCGGTTCGACGGGCACGCTCCTGTCCGTCAAGGCGCTGAACGATTACGCAGCCGAGGTCCCGGCCGAAGACGCCAAGATCGCGACAATGCTGGCGACCCGCATGGACGGCAGGCCGATGTCCGTGCGTGACAAGGGGCCGCTGATGGTCGTCTATCCCTTTGACCAGGATCCAGGTCTCTACAACGAGAAATACTTCTCGCGCTCCGTTTGGCAGATCAAGGAAATCGAGGTCAGCAAGTGA